The following are from one region of the Escherichia sp. E4742 genome:
- the ftsB gene encoding cell division protein FtsB — translation MGKLTLLLLAILVWLQYSLWFGKNGIHDYTRVNDDVAAQQATNAKLKARNDQLFAEIDDLNGGQEALEERARNELSMTRPGETFYRLVPDASKRAQSAGQNNR, via the coding sequence ATGGGTAAACTAACGCTGCTGTTGCTGGCTATTCTGGTCTGGCTACAGTATTCGCTGTGGTTCGGTAAGAACGGTATACATGACTATACCCGCGTCAATGATGATGTGGCGGCACAGCAAGCTACAAACGCGAAACTTAAAGCGCGAAACGATCAGCTTTTTGCCGAAATTGACGATCTCAATGGCGGCCAGGAGGCGCTCGAAGAGCGTGCGCGTAATGAACTCAGCATGACCAGGCCGGGCGAAACTTTTTATCGTCTGGTGCCTGACGCGTCGAAGCGCGCGCAGTCTGCGGGGCAAAACAATCGATAA